The following are encoded in a window of Sinorhizobium sojae CCBAU 05684 genomic DNA:
- a CDS encoding methylenetetrahydrofolate reductase C-terminal domain-containing protein — translation MPDPKVVTGNAQPAKKAATGAYTPSSVSPSRRARHKYTVRLWAVRHSRFLEWFYNRFADVFLMLHPLWSAIGYSRVERPVTFVERHVKGFLFDCRMCGQCALSSTGMSCPMNCPKQLRNGPCGGVRANGHCEVEPDMPCVWVQAWKGSRNMVKGDAILNVQQPVNQSLRETSSWLRVTAEAAARREEMKKEGQ, via the coding sequence ATGCCTGATCCCAAGGTCGTCACCGGCAATGCCCAGCCCGCCAAAAAGGCGGCGACGGGAGCCTACACGCCGAGCAGTGTCTCGCCGAGCCGCCGCGCGCGCCACAAGTACACCGTCCGGCTCTGGGCGGTACGCCACTCGCGCTTCCTCGAGTGGTTTTATAACCGTTTCGCCGACGTGTTCCTCATGCTGCATCCGCTGTGGAGCGCCATCGGCTACTCGCGGGTCGAGCGGCCGGTGACGTTCGTCGAGCGCCACGTCAAGGGTTTTCTGTTCGACTGTCGGATGTGCGGTCAGTGTGCGCTGTCTTCGACAGGCATGTCCTGCCCGATGAACTGTCCGAAGCAGCTCAGGAATGGCCCATGCGGCGGCGTTCGCGCCAACGGCCATTGCGAGGTCGAGCCGGACATGCCGTGCGTCTGGGTACAGGCTTGGAAGGGCTCTCGAAATATGGTCAAAGGCGACGCCATCTTGAACGTGCAGCAGCCAGTCAACCAATCTCTACGAGAAACCTCCTCCTGGCTGCGAGTGACGGCAGAAGCCGCCGCTCGCCGTGAAGAAATGAAGAAGGAAGGCCAGTGA
- a CDS encoding methyltetrahydrofolate cobalamin methyltransferase: MTRTIVASATREIIIGFDQPFCVIGERINPTGRKKLAAEMIEGNFETVIKDALEQVAAGATMLDVNAGVTAVNPNETEPPLLVKTLEIVQGLVDVPLSIDSSVTAAIEAGLRVAKGRPLVNSVTGEEDKLEAILPLCKKYDVPVVAISNDETGISEDPDVRFAVAKKIVERAADYGIKPHDIVVDPLVMPIGAMGTAGQQVFALLRRLREELKVNTTCGLSNISFGLPHRHGINAGFIPMVIGAGMTSAIMNPCRPQEMEAVRAANVLNGTDPNCSHWIMTYRDHKPAEGGHAVTAAAPAGSGGRRGGRAARAGAR; encoded by the coding sequence ATGACCCGCACCATCGTTGCATCTGCTACCCGCGAGATCATCATCGGCTTCGACCAGCCGTTCTGCGTCATCGGAGAGCGCATCAACCCGACCGGCCGCAAGAAGCTCGCGGCCGAAATGATCGAGGGCAACTTCGAGACCGTCATCAAGGACGCCTTGGAGCAGGTTGCCGCAGGAGCCACGATGCTCGACGTCAACGCCGGTGTGACCGCCGTCAACCCGAACGAGACCGAGCCGCCGCTGCTCGTCAAGACGCTCGAAATCGTCCAGGGTCTGGTCGACGTGCCGCTGTCGATCGACAGCTCCGTGACTGCAGCGATCGAGGCCGGCCTCAGAGTCGCCAAGGGTCGCCCGCTCGTCAACTCGGTCACCGGCGAGGAAGACAAGCTCGAGGCGATCCTGCCGCTCTGCAAGAAGTACGACGTGCCGGTGGTGGCGATCTCCAATGACGAGACCGGCATTTCCGAGGATCCGGACGTCCGCTTCGCCGTTGCCAAAAAGATAGTCGAGCGCGCCGCCGACTACGGCATCAAGCCGCACGACATCGTGGTCGATCCGCTCGTGATGCCGATCGGCGCCATGGGCACGGCCGGCCAGCAGGTTTTCGCGCTCCTGCGCCGCCTTCGCGAAGAGCTCAAGGTCAACACCACCTGCGGCCTTTCCAACATCTCCTTCGGCCTGCCGCATCGCCACGGCATCAATGCCGGCTTCATTCCGATGGTGATCGGCGCCGGCATGACCTCCGCCATCATGAATCCCTGCCGGCCGCAGGAAATGGAAGCGGTACGCGCTGCCAACGTTCTGAACGGCACCGATCCGAACTGCAGTCATTGGATCATGACCTATCGCGACCACAAGCCGGCCGAGGGCGGCCATGCGGTAACGGCTGCGGCACCGGCGGGTTCCGGCGGACGCCGCGGCGGACGCGCGGCACGCGCCGGCGCGAGGTAA
- a CDS encoding methylenetetrahydrofolate reductase, with amino-acid sequence MSPDINPRDPAAPLDPLPGHSSRGRLERVLRRGEFAVTAELNPPDSANPEDVYERAAIFDGWVDGINAVDASGANCHMSSVGICALLTRMGYAPIMQIACRDKNRIAIQGDVLGASAMGVQNIMCLTGDGVQAGDQPGAKPVFDLDCMSLLQTVRTMRDNSKFLSGRKLTTPPQVFLGAAINPFAPPYDFRPYRLAKKIEAGAQFVQSQYCFDVPMFREYMKKVRDLGLHEKCFILVGVGPMASAKTARWIRSNVPGIHIPDSVIKRLEGAQDQKKEGKQLCVDIINEVKEIDGVSGVHVMAYRQEEYVAEIVHESGVLKGRRPWHREAAPTDALVAERLEHIREGIEENQQQMAEAAAHHPH; translated from the coding sequence ATGAGTCCGGACATCAACCCGCGCGATCCCGCGGCACCCCTCGACCCCCTGCCCGGCCATTCCTCAAGAGGCCGGTTGGAGCGCGTACTTCGCCGCGGCGAGTTTGCGGTCACGGCCGAACTCAACCCGCCGGACAGCGCGAACCCCGAGGACGTGTACGAGCGCGCCGCGATCTTCGACGGCTGGGTGGACGGCATCAATGCGGTCGATGCCTCGGGAGCCAATTGCCACATGTCGTCCGTCGGCATTTGCGCATTGCTGACACGCATGGGCTACGCGCCGATCATGCAGATCGCCTGTCGCGACAAGAATCGCATCGCTATCCAGGGCGATGTCCTCGGCGCCTCGGCCATGGGTGTGCAGAACATCATGTGCCTCACCGGCGACGGCGTCCAGGCAGGCGATCAGCCGGGAGCGAAGCCGGTCTTCGACCTTGACTGCATGTCGCTGCTCCAAACCGTCCGGACTATGCGCGACAATTCGAAGTTCCTGTCCGGCCGCAAGCTCACGACGCCGCCGCAGGTCTTTCTCGGCGCGGCGATCAACCCCTTCGCCCCGCCTTACGACTTCCGGCCCTACCGGCTTGCGAAGAAGATCGAAGCCGGCGCCCAGTTCGTGCAGAGCCAGTATTGCTTCGACGTGCCGATGTTCCGCGAATACATGAAGAAGGTGCGCGATCTCGGCCTGCACGAGAAGTGCTTTATCCTGGTCGGCGTCGGCCCCATGGCCTCCGCCAAGACGGCCCGCTGGATCCGCTCCAACGTGCCGGGCATCCACATCCCCGACAGCGTCATCAAGCGGCTGGAGGGAGCTCAGGATCAGAAGAAGGAAGGCAAGCAGCTCTGCGTCGATATCATCAACGAGGTGAAGGAGATCGATGGCGTTTCGGGCGTCCACGTCATGGCCTACCGCCAGGAAGAATATGTCGCGGAGATCGTTCATGAATCCGGCGTGCTTAAGGGTCGCAGACCCTGGCATCGCGAGGCCGCCCCGACCGATGCGCTGGTTGCCGAGCGGCTCGAGCATATTCGCGAAGGCATCGAGGAAAATCAGCAGCAGATGGCGGAAGCCGCGGCGCACCATCCGCATTGA
- a CDS encoding GNAT family N-acetyltransferase has protein sequence MDRELGIRKTLLGRILEIQVDEVDVSFRIGRANRDHFAALRTIELASFETLRAADAVSGEAAPSSDGELQQYLNAGFLFAAFDEQAIPVGYGGGYIADSYLHIGEIDVHPGWQRRGIGRQIMKALLDEGRARKLQGATLTTDRLAPFNAPFYTSLGFHIVEGDACPERLRAILSTEKAKGLDPLRRVAMMLVFWSLFRLGGDRSSGTLYVFGETDKRLWCQFDLYRPTSRFPPNGGESLHPSGLSDISAPSRRRLSIIRVFPSVSGSGLC, from the coding sequence TTGGATCGCGAACTCGGCATTCGTAAAACGCTGTTGGGTAGAATTTTAGAAATCCAAGTAGATGAGGTCGACGTGAGTTTCCGTATCGGACGAGCCAACCGGGATCATTTTGCGGCATTACGCACGATAGAACTAGCTTCATTTGAAACGCTGCGTGCAGCCGACGCTGTTAGTGGTGAAGCGGCGCCCAGTAGCGACGGCGAGCTGCAGCAATATCTCAATGCCGGCTTCCTGTTCGCTGCATTCGATGAGCAGGCCATCCCCGTCGGTTACGGCGGAGGGTATATAGCCGACAGTTACCTGCATATTGGCGAAATAGACGTGCATCCAGGCTGGCAGAGAAGGGGCATAGGAAGGCAGATTATGAAAGCCCTGCTGGACGAAGGCCGTGCAAGAAAGCTGCAAGGTGCAACTCTAACGACCGATCGCCTAGCCCCGTTTAACGCGCCGTTCTACACGTCGCTGGGATTCCACATTGTGGAGGGAGATGCCTGTCCAGAACGCCTGAGGGCCATCCTTTCGACGGAAAAGGCTAAAGGTCTCGACCCACTTCGTCGTGTTGCCATGATGCTCGTCTTCTGGTCGCTCTTCAGACTGGGGGGCGATCGTTCCTCTGGGACCCTCTATGTCTTTGGCGAAACAGACAAGCGCTTATGGTGCCAATTCGATTTGTACCGGCCGACAAGTCGGTTTCCGCCGAACGGGGGCGAGTCCCTTCACCCCAGCGGCCTCAGTGACATTTCCGCTCCGAGCAGGAGGCGGCTCTCCATTATACGGGTGTTCCCCTCAGTATCCGGGTCGGGTTTATGTTAA
- a CDS encoding saccharopine dehydrogenase NADP-binding domain-containing protein: MSENVMVASGAVAVFGATGHTGRFVVAELLRRGLRPIAIARSAEAFAAANFREPDVLCCPATVGDEGSLMRALAGAEAVINCAGPFLDTADALAAAAVKSGIHYVDVSAEQPSVRTTLEKFDEPAREAGIAIIPGMGFYGGFADLLVTATLGDWTSADTIDILIGLDSWHPTRGTRVTGERNKATRMVVSEGRLSPLVLPPAQKHWEFGSGLGSQIVSEMPFSEIVLISRHVKTAELHTYLSAVALSDIRDKATPAPKAADPTGRSAQQFVVEVVARREGASRRTVARGQDIYAFTAPLVCEVVERLLGRQFSHAGAHAPSEILNAEEVLTALRPDHLAFEIAAR; this comes from the coding sequence ATGTCAGAGAATGTGATGGTAGCTTCTGGGGCGGTGGCGGTATTTGGAGCAACAGGGCATACCGGCCGCTTCGTGGTCGCAGAATTGCTGCGCCGCGGGCTTCGGCCGATCGCAATCGCCCGCAGTGCCGAGGCGTTTGCAGCGGCGAACTTTCGCGAGCCGGACGTGCTCTGCTGCCCAGCGACCGTCGGCGATGAGGGGTCGCTGATGCGGGCATTGGCCGGCGCAGAGGCCGTGATCAATTGCGCAGGGCCATTTCTCGACACCGCCGACGCGCTTGCCGCTGCAGCGGTGAAATCGGGAATCCACTATGTTGATGTCAGCGCCGAGCAACCGAGCGTCAGAACGACCCTCGAGAAGTTCGATGAGCCTGCGCGCGAAGCCGGCATCGCCATCATTCCCGGTATGGGATTCTACGGCGGGTTCGCCGATCTGCTGGTCACCGCCACGTTGGGAGACTGGACGTCTGCGGACACGATTGACATCTTGATCGGCCTCGACAGTTGGCACCCGACGCGCGGCACCCGCGTTACCGGTGAACGGAACAAGGCAACGCGCATGGTTGTCTCCGAGGGCCGCCTCAGTCCCTTGGTTCTTCCGCCTGCGCAGAAGCATTGGGAATTCGGGTCCGGGCTGGGCAGTCAGATCGTCAGCGAAATGCCTTTCTCGGAGATCGTTCTGATCTCTCGGCACGTGAAGACAGCAGAGCTCCACACCTATTTGAGCGCGGTCGCTCTCAGCGACATTCGCGACAAGGCAACGCCCGCTCCGAAGGCGGCGGACCCGACCGGGCGCTCAGCGCAACAGTTCGTCGTCGAAGTTGTCGCGAGGCGCGAAGGAGCCAGCCGACGGACTGTCGCCCGGGGACAGGACATCTACGCCTTCACCGCACCGCTCGTGTGCGAGGTCGTCGAGCGTCTTCTCGGCCGGCAGTTCAGCCATGCAGGAGCACACGCGCCCAGCGAAATCCTCAACGCCGAGGAGGTGCTAACTGCGCTCCGGCCCGATCACTTGGCGTTCGAAATTGCCGCGAGGTGA
- a CDS encoding xanthine dehydrogenase family protein molybdopterin-binding subunit translates to MSNSAPGPHLNRRLFLKASAATGGGLVINLALGPNFSASASADFAPNAFIRIGRNGLVTLVMPQVEMGQGIYTAQAMLLAEELEVALDDVRLEHAPVNEELYSHPMFSRQMTGGSASIRAFWTPLREAGATARTLLIQAAAKAWNVDPAACRAEAGFVIDDSGKRRAYGELVDIAASLPAPSSETVKLKSPENFKLLGTAAKRLDTPGKVDGSLKYGIDAFPVGTKIAAIAISPVLGGKPKSVNEQTALAIKGVRQVVLTDSAVAVVADHTGAAKKGLKAAAVEWDDGPNAQVSSADIVQHLESESRKPGAIARSEGDVERALASASQPIDAVYQLPFLSHAAMEPMNCTVHVREDACELWVGTQNLSAAKTAAATITGLEPEKIIINNHIVGGGFGRRLEVDGIIHAVKVAMHVNGPVKVIWSREEDIQHGYYRPYYYDRMSGGIDEQGNPVAWIHRVSGSSIFSRIAPAAMANGVDPDGVEGAAHPPYKFPAIQVEFKQVEPQGVLTSWWRGVGPAHNVFVVESFIDELAAAANADPIEYRKRLLTDNPRALKVLELAAEKAEWGKPLAARQGRGVAVQFAFGTYLAMIADATVEGDGAVRITRIVTAVDCGLIVNPDTVAAQMEGGALYGLTAALYGAITLKDGRVEQSNFDNYLPLRIEEAPHVETHIVPSAEPPGGIGETATSAVFPAVANAIFSATGRRVRTLPVNSEELKKT, encoded by the coding sequence ATGTCAAACAGTGCTCCCGGTCCACATTTGAACCGCCGCCTTTTCCTGAAGGCGAGCGCGGCGACGGGTGGCGGTCTCGTCATAAACTTGGCCCTTGGCCCGAACTTCTCTGCCTCAGCCTCTGCGGATTTCGCTCCCAATGCCTTTATTCGCATCGGCCGGAATGGCCTTGTCACGCTGGTCATGCCGCAAGTGGAAATGGGCCAGGGCATCTATACCGCCCAAGCAATGCTGCTCGCCGAAGAGCTGGAAGTTGCCCTTGATGATGTAAGGCTGGAACATGCTCCTGTTAATGAAGAGCTGTACTCCCATCCGATGTTCAGTCGTCAGATGACGGGCGGCTCCGCATCGATACGTGCGTTCTGGACGCCCTTGCGCGAGGCCGGTGCGACGGCTCGCACGCTGCTCATTCAGGCCGCGGCCAAGGCCTGGAATGTAGACCCGGCAGCTTGTCGGGCCGAAGCTGGCTTCGTTATCGATGATAGTGGAAAGCGACGGGCCTATGGTGAGTTGGTGGATATTGCTGCCTCGCTTCCTGCACCTTCATCGGAAACGGTAAAGCTTAAATCTCCGGAGAATTTCAAACTTCTGGGGACGGCCGCAAAGCGGTTGGATACGCCGGGAAAGGTCGACGGGTCGCTCAAGTATGGCATCGACGCCTTTCCTGTCGGCACCAAGATCGCAGCGATTGCCATCTCGCCCGTTCTTGGCGGGAAGCCGAAGTCGGTCAACGAGCAGACCGCACTCGCGATCAAGGGGGTCCGCCAGGTCGTGCTGACGGACAGCGCCGTGGCGGTCGTGGCGGATCATACCGGGGCGGCCAAGAAGGGGCTGAAGGCGGCGGCCGTTGAGTGGGACGACGGCCCTAATGCACAGGTCTCAAGTGCCGATATCGTGCAGCATCTGGAGTCGGAATCACGCAAGCCCGGCGCCATTGCACGCAGCGAAGGAGATGTGGAGAGGGCGCTGGCGAGCGCCTCACAGCCAATTGACGCCGTTTACCAACTGCCGTTTCTATCCCATGCCGCAATGGAACCGATGAATTGCACGGTGCACGTGCGCGAGGATGCTTGCGAGCTTTGGGTGGGGACTCAGAACCTTTCTGCAGCGAAAACTGCTGCTGCTACGATTACCGGCCTGGAGCCGGAGAAGATCATCATCAACAATCACATTGTCGGAGGCGGGTTTGGCCGCCGTCTCGAAGTCGACGGCATCATCCACGCTGTAAAGGTTGCGATGCACGTCAACGGCCCGGTCAAGGTTATCTGGAGCCGCGAGGAAGATATTCAGCACGGATATTATCGGCCCTACTACTACGATCGAATGTCTGGCGGAATCGATGAGCAAGGAAATCCCGTCGCCTGGATCCACCGCGTCTCCGGTTCGTCGATTTTCTCCCGCATTGCACCAGCCGCAATGGCAAACGGCGTGGATCCCGATGGTGTGGAGGGGGCGGCCCATCCGCCATACAAGTTCCCGGCGATCCAGGTCGAGTTCAAGCAGGTCGAACCACAGGGCGTGCTCACCAGTTGGTGGCGCGGTGTGGGGCCTGCCCACAACGTCTTTGTGGTCGAAAGCTTCATCGATGAACTGGCCGCTGCCGCGAACGCCGATCCAATCGAATACCGCAAGCGATTGCTGACGGATAATCCTCGTGCCTTGAAGGTGTTGGAGCTGGCTGCCGAAAAGGCCGAATGGGGCAAGCCGCTGGCCGCCCGGCAGGGCCGCGGTGTCGCAGTGCAGTTCGCATTCGGCACCTATCTCGCAATGATTGCCGACGCCACTGTCGAGGGTGACGGCGCTGTCAGGATTACTCGTATCGTCACCGCTGTGGACTGCGGACTGATAGTGAATCCCGATACCGTTGCCGCCCAGATGGAAGGCGGCGCGTTATACGGCCTGACGGCGGCTCTTTATGGCGCGATTACTCTCAAGGACGGCCGCGTGGAGCAGAGCAACTTCGACAATTACCTGCCGCTTCGTATCGAAGAGGCGCCCCATGTTGAAACGCATATTGTCCCGAGCGCCGAGCCACCAGGAGGAATAGGTGAAACAGCGACGTCGGCGGTCTTTCCGGCCGTCGCCAACGCGATCTTTTCGGCAACAGGGCGGCGTGTACGAACACTGCCCGTCAATAGCGAAGAGCTGAAGAAGACCTAG
- a CDS encoding (2Fe-2S)-binding protein, producing the protein MAISVQVNGRSYTVDVDGDTPLLWVLRDVLGMTGTKFGCGQALCGACTVHVDGVATRSCVTAIESVEGSQITTIEALHTVAPGKALQDAWVELEVPQCGYCQSGQLMSAAALLHEIPRPTDDDINDAMSGNICRCGTYQRIRAAIKRVSA; encoded by the coding sequence ATGGCAATTTCGGTCCAAGTTAACGGCCGCTCTTACACAGTGGATGTAGACGGCGACACCCCGCTCCTCTGGGTCCTACGCGATGTGCTCGGCATGACAGGGACGAAGTTCGGGTGCGGACAAGCTCTTTGTGGCGCTTGCACCGTCCACGTCGATGGCGTCGCCACTCGTTCTTGCGTGACTGCCATAGAAAGCGTCGAAGGAAGCCAGATCACGACGATCGAAGCTTTGCATACCGTTGCGCCTGGGAAGGCGCTGCAGGATGCCTGGGTCGAGCTTGAAGTCCCTCAATGCGGTTACTGTCAGTCGGGACAGCTGATGTCTGCCGCAGCACTACTCCACGAAATCCCAAGACCGACGGACGACGACATAAACGACGCAATGTCAGGCAACATCTGTCGCTGCGGGACGTATCAGCGCATCCGCGCCGCCATCAAGCGTGTAAGCGCGTAA
- a CDS encoding virulence factor gives MADRIIVYWRDIPAQVIIKQGRKSAKRELSLRFTEAIDMCAMRTGAAETDDYLAEWRKSDPVPVSDDLDAEAEKAAAELEAAYDKERLVTLVKTGGRENA, from the coding sequence ATGGCAGACCGCATTATTGTCTACTGGCGCGATATCCCCGCCCAGGTCATCATCAAGCAGGGCCGCAAGAGCGCCAAACGCGAACTTTCGCTGCGCTTCACCGAGGCGATCGACATGTGCGCCATGCGCACCGGCGCGGCGGAAACCGACGACTATCTCGCGGAGTGGCGCAAGTCCGATCCTGTTCCGGTTTCGGATGACCTCGATGCCGAAGCAGAGAAGGCGGCGGCCGAGTTGGAGGCCGCCTATGACAAGGAGCGGCTCGTCACCCTCGTCAAGACTGGAGGGCGCGAAAATGCCTGA
- a CDS encoding TetR/AcrR family transcriptional regulator — MSRIASIPAGQGADVRNRILETASELFYKQGVRAVGVDLVVEKAGVAKTSLYRHFGTKDDLVAAFLEREDRDFWGQWDSVAAQHQDNARAELDAHLGWIGERVGRPHYRGCPQINVAAEFPETDHPARKIAEAHKREMRRRLKVIAERLDVAAPHELAGQLAVLINGAFVSSQIFESGEATPLLRRAAEALISAGEASRSGRRQ, encoded by the coding sequence ATGTCGAGAATCGCGTCCATCCCTGCCGGCCAAGGCGCCGACGTCCGCAACAGGATCCTGGAAACCGCGTCAGAGCTTTTCTACAAGCAGGGCGTTCGGGCGGTAGGTGTCGACCTGGTGGTCGAGAAAGCCGGCGTCGCGAAGACGAGCCTCTATCGTCATTTCGGCACAAAGGACGATCTCGTTGCCGCGTTTCTGGAGCGCGAAGACCGGGACTTCTGGGGCCAGTGGGACAGCGTGGCAGCGCAACATCAGGACAACGCCAGGGCGGAGTTAGACGCTCATCTGGGCTGGATCGGCGAACGTGTCGGACGGCCGCACTACCGAGGCTGCCCGCAGATCAACGTCGCCGCCGAATTCCCTGAAACAGACCATCCCGCGCGCAAGATCGCCGAGGCCCATAAACGCGAGATGCGGCGGCGGCTGAAAGTGATCGCGGAGCGTCTCGACGTGGCTGCGCCCCATGAACTTGCGGGTCAGCTCGCGGTTCTCATAAATGGCGCCTTCGTCAGCTCACAAATTTTCGAATCGGGCGAGGCCACGCCGTTGCTGCGGCGCGCGGCCGAAGCGTTGATATCCGCTGGCGAAGCATCCAGGTCGGGCCGACGGCAGTAA
- a CDS encoding LysR family transcriptional regulator: protein MNMAREKAFDGLSEFLAVAKRLSVRKAALDLEVTPGAISQALQKLERRLGAPLFYRTTRRISLTETGETLLAKIAPAAQLIETSLGETLRSSNEPSGTLKLIVERLALPHVIEPILPAFREAWPDVKVDITVSNTHGDFIAEGYDAGILIGSYIAKEMIAVRLSPPFKWAVFGSPDYFRENGRPRVPGDLTKHQCVRFRRPEKGDIYRWEFLEDGQNVRIEPNGPLTVNDGELMRKVASQGLGLIYSSTFHASRELATGQLEPVLLDYSPGSDGLFLYFTKTKQNQPKLRALIDTCSLLRRSSST from the coding sequence ATGAACATGGCCCGCGAGAAAGCATTCGATGGTTTGTCCGAGTTTTTGGCCGTTGCAAAGCGGCTGAGCGTTCGAAAAGCTGCGCTCGACCTTGAAGTGACGCCGGGTGCGATCAGCCAGGCGCTCCAGAAGCTTGAGCGCCGTCTGGGAGCCCCGCTCTTCTACCGCACGACGCGGCGCATATCATTGACGGAGACAGGGGAGACCCTGCTTGCGAAAATTGCCCCTGCAGCCCAACTGATCGAGACAAGCTTGGGGGAGACGCTCCGGTCTTCCAACGAACCGTCCGGCACGTTGAAGCTCATCGTCGAGCGCCTTGCGTTGCCCCATGTCATAGAGCCGATACTACCGGCATTTCGCGAAGCTTGGCCGGACGTGAAGGTCGATATAACCGTAAGCAACACGCATGGTGACTTCATTGCCGAGGGTTACGACGCCGGCATCCTCATCGGCTCATATATCGCCAAGGAGATGATCGCGGTGAGGCTTTCGCCACCCTTCAAGTGGGCGGTGTTCGGCTCACCTGACTACTTCAGGGAAAATGGACGCCCTCGGGTGCCGGGTGATCTTACCAAACATCAATGTGTCCGGTTTCGTCGGCCGGAGAAAGGCGACATCTACCGGTGGGAATTCCTCGAGGACGGACAAAATGTCCGCATAGAGCCGAACGGCCCGCTGACAGTGAATGACGGGGAGCTCATGCGGAAAGTTGCATCGCAAGGCTTGGGCCTAATCTATTCATCGACCTTCCACGCATCAAGAGAGCTTGCAACCGGCCAGCTTGAACCCGTCCTGCTCGACTATTCACCAGGCAGCGATGGGCTGTTTCTGTACTTTACCAAGACAAAGCAAAACCAGCCAAAGCTGCGTGCGTTGATTGATACTTGTTCCCTACTAAGGCGCTCATCAAGCACCTGA
- a CDS encoding BA14K family protein encodes MKKIGVLLLAAATAFTGYVPAQAMPTASVTVSQSSDIDLVRHRRWRDRERHYGWRNGYRGYRHRRHGYRRHSDGWWYPLAAFGAGMVIGGAIAAPPPPRYSAPRYREPGLPARHASWCYNRYRSYRAWDNSFQPYNGPRQPCYSPYN; translated from the coding sequence ATGAAGAAGATCGGAGTCCTCCTTCTCGCCGCAGCGACGGCCTTTACCGGCTACGTGCCAGCGCAGGCCATGCCGACTGCGTCGGTTACCGTGTCTCAGTCAAGTGATATTGACCTGGTACGGCACCGCCGCTGGCGCGACCGCGAACGTCACTATGGCTGGCGTAACGGTTATCGCGGCTACCGCCATCGGCGCCACGGCTATCGCAGACATAGTGACGGCTGGTGGTATCCATTGGCGGCCTTCGGGGCGGGCATGGTCATCGGCGGGGCCATAGCGGCGCCCCCGCCGCCGCGTTATTCCGCACCGCGTTACAGGGAGCCGGGCTTGCCGGCACGCCACGCCAGCTGGTGCTACAACCGCTACCGCTCCTACCGCGCCTGGGACAATTCCTTCCAGCCTTACAACGGCCCGCGGCAGCCGTGCTATTCGCCTTACAACTAA